One Mercurialis annua linkage group LG3, ddMerAnnu1.2, whole genome shotgun sequence DNA window includes the following coding sequences:
- the LOC126674738 gene encoding uncharacterized protein LOC126674738 isoform X1, producing the protein MVKDLLVQSKLQELLNSGSDSFSTVIGQRPPSHAFLYERGVTRTNLKNGVGSCSSIIVSEELTDKIRKELKEQFDKEMAGFAGFYEDICGNDFIAKKAFNVCSIIVMFDEYFGEHFLFVM; encoded by the exons ATGGTGAAGGATCTGTTGGTTCAG TCCAAATTGCAGGAGCTCCTAAATAGTGGAAGTGATTCGTTTTCCACTGTTATAGGTCAGAGGCCTCCTAGTCATGCATTTCTGTATGAAAGAGGGGTTACAAGAACCAATTTGAAGAACGGAGTAGGAAGCTGTTCTTCAATAATTGTATCTGAAGAGCTCACTGACAAGATAAGGAAAGAACTGAAAGAACAATTTGACAAGGAGATGGCTGG TTTTGCAGGATTTTATGAAGATATTTGTGGAAATGATTTCATAGCAAAAAAAGCGTTCAATGTTTGTAGTATAATCGTTATGTTTGATGAATATTTTGGTGAACATTTTCTTTTTGTGATGTAA
- the LOC126674738 gene encoding uncharacterized protein LOC126674738 isoform X2, giving the protein MVKDLLVQELLNSGSDSFSTVIGQRPPSHAFLYERGVTRTNLKNGVGSCSSIIVSEELTDKIRKELKEQFDKEMAGFAGFYEDICGNDFIAKKAFNVCSIIVMFDEYFGEHFLFVM; this is encoded by the exons ATGGTGAAGGATCTGTTGGTTCAG GAGCTCCTAAATAGTGGAAGTGATTCGTTTTCCACTGTTATAGGTCAGAGGCCTCCTAGTCATGCATTTCTGTATGAAAGAGGGGTTACAAGAACCAATTTGAAGAACGGAGTAGGAAGCTGTTCTTCAATAATTGTATCTGAAGAGCTCACTGACAAGATAAGGAAAGAACTGAAAGAACAATTTGACAAGGAGATGGCTGG TTTTGCAGGATTTTATGAAGATATTTGTGGAAATGATTTCATAGCAAAAAAAGCGTTCAATGTTTGTAGTATAATCGTTATGTTTGATGAATATTTTGGTGAACATTTTCTTTTTGTGATGTAA